The following are encoded in a window of Saccharothrix longispora genomic DNA:
- a CDS encoding cytochrome P450 encodes MAEDVARKVDRGPTAVGCPVRHDPDGVWRITGYAAGRAFLRAGDTVQAGLGVQTVARMPPRIRRPVLYRDGPEHREDRRQTARFFTPRRVDETYRPIMERVADEQVARLRAAGELDLSDLAFRVAIDVTSAVLGLTGGKPGIQARLERFFPEKFDTPGFTSLTGVRTFVRHLTSMLAVYRADVRPAVRDRRARRRDDLVSHLLDEGCTAGDVLGECVTFAAAGMVTTREFIVVAAWHLFTDDALRATYLTAGEPGRLAVLHEVLRLEPVIGQVRRRTTAPVTVAGVTVPPGAEVHVHVDVANLDPAVVGDDPLSLRPARPLADGGAATGLSFGDGAHRCPGSHIAVLETDVFLRRLFAVDGLRMVGRPAVSFKEDIAGYELRGLRVAVDR; translated from the coding sequence GTGGCCGAGGACGTGGCGCGCAAGGTCGACCGCGGCCCCACCGCGGTCGGCTGCCCGGTCCGGCACGACCCGGACGGCGTCTGGCGGATCACCGGTTACGCGGCGGGCCGCGCGTTCCTGCGCGCGGGCGACACCGTGCAGGCCGGGCTGGGCGTGCAGACCGTCGCGAGGATGCCGCCCCGCATCCGCCGCCCCGTGCTGTACCGCGACGGCCCCGAGCACCGCGAGGACCGCAGGCAGACCGCCCGGTTCTTCACGCCCCGCCGCGTCGACGAGACCTACCGGCCGATCATGGAGCGGGTCGCCGACGAACAGGTCGCGCGGCTGCGCGCGGCGGGCGAGCTGGACCTGTCCGACCTGGCGTTCCGGGTGGCGATCGACGTCACCTCGGCCGTTCTCGGGCTCACCGGCGGCAAGCCCGGCATCCAGGCCCGGCTGGAGCGGTTCTTCCCCGAGAAGTTCGACACGCCGGGCTTCACCAGCCTGACCGGCGTCCGCACGTTCGTCCGGCACCTCACGAGCATGCTGGCGGTGTACCGGGCCGACGTGCGCCCGGCTGTGCGCGACCGCCGCGCCCGGCGGCGCGACGACCTGGTGTCCCACCTGCTCGACGAGGGCTGCACGGCCGGTGACGTGCTCGGCGAGTGCGTGACGTTCGCCGCCGCCGGCATGGTCACCACGCGCGAGTTCATCGTCGTGGCCGCCTGGCACCTGTTCACCGACGACGCCCTGCGCGCGACCTACCTGACCGCCGGCGAACCCGGTCGGCTGGCCGTGCTGCACGAGGTGCTGCGGCTGGAACCCGTGATCGGCCAGGTGCGCCGCCGCACGACCGCGCCGGTCACCGTCGCCGGCGTCACCGTGCCGCCGGGCGCGGAGGTGCACGTCCACGTGGACGTCGCCAACCTCGACCCGGCCGTGGTCGGCGACGACCCGCTGTCGCTCCGCCCGGCCCGCCCTCTGGCCGACGGCGGCGCGGCGACCGGCCTGTCGTTCGGCGACGGCGCGCACCGGTGCCCGGGGTCGCACATCGCCGTGCTGGAGACGGACGTCTTCCTGCGCCGCCTGTTCGCGGTCGACGGCCTCCGCATGGTCGGCCGACCGGCCGTGTCGTTCAAGGAGGACATCGCGGGCTACGAGCTGCGCGGCCTGCGGGTCGCGGTGGACCGCTGA
- a CDS encoding carbohydrate ABC transporter permease, giving the protein MRRVGVLAGLLVVTLAFGYPFWWLVSASLKDRAHVFDNALLPRPFSPQNYVEVWQAVPLTTWIGNSVAIGLAAAASATAASALVAFGFAMFRFPGRDALFGVVLATMMLPAAVTMVPVYLEWHALGLATTQVPLWAQNLFGSAFYIFLLRQFFLGLPREVFDAAKVDGAGAWRLFTGMALPLARPGLIVVFVFELKAAWTDLVKPLIYLRETELYTVPRGLKAVLDRFGEGGEEQWELVLAASTIATVPMILLFLVAQRYFVRGTVTQHVEQ; this is encoded by the coding sequence GTGAGGCGCGTCGGGGTTCTCGCGGGGCTGCTGGTCGTCACGCTGGCGTTCGGCTACCCGTTCTGGTGGTTGGTGAGCGCGTCGCTCAAGGACCGGGCGCACGTCTTCGACAACGCGCTGCTCCCCCGGCCCTTCTCGCCGCAGAACTACGTCGAGGTGTGGCAGGCGGTGCCGCTGACGACGTGGATCGGCAACAGCGTCGCGATCGGGCTGGCCGCCGCCGCGTCGGCCACGGCGGCGAGCGCGCTGGTGGCGTTCGGCTTCGCGATGTTCCGCTTCCCCGGCCGCGACGCGCTGTTCGGCGTCGTGCTGGCGACCATGATGCTGCCCGCCGCGGTCACCATGGTGCCGGTGTACCTGGAGTGGCACGCGCTCGGCCTGGCGACCACGCAGGTGCCGCTGTGGGCGCAGAACCTGTTCGGCTCGGCGTTCTACATCTTCCTGCTGCGCCAGTTCTTCCTCGGTCTGCCGCGCGAGGTGTTCGACGCGGCCAAGGTGGACGGCGCGGGCGCGTGGCGGCTGTTCACCGGCATGGCCCTGCCGCTGGCCCGGCCGGGGCTGATCGTGGTCTTCGTGTTCGAGCTGAAGGCGGCGTGGACCGACCTGGTCAAGCCGCTCATCTACCTGCGCGAGACCGAGCTGTACACGGTGCCGCGCGGGTTGAAGGCCGTGCTGGACCGCTTCGGGGAGGGTGGCGAGGAGCAGTGGGAGCTGGTGCTGGCGGCGAGCACGATCGCGACCGTGCCGATGATCCTGCTGTTCCTGGTGGCGCAGCGGTACTTCGTGCGGGGCACCGTGACGCAGCACGTGGAGCAGTGA
- a CDS encoding STAS domain-containing protein: MTDLTVTNSRAADGTPTLTATGEIDLSNVAEFAGALAEGVGAGTPLTVDLTGVAYLDSAALNALFTHAGQIRIVAGRLLLPVLRICGLTELTTVVQR; this comes from the coding sequence ATGACCGATCTGACCGTGACCAACTCCCGGGCCGCCGACGGAACGCCGACGCTCACCGCGACCGGCGAGATCGACCTGTCCAACGTGGCCGAGTTCGCCGGGGCGCTGGCCGAGGGCGTCGGCGCGGGCACCCCGCTCACCGTCGACCTGACCGGGGTCGCCTACCTCGACAGCGCGGCCCTCAACGCCCTGTTCACGCACGCCGGGCAGATCCGCATCGTGGCCGGCCGCCTGCTGCTGCCGGTGCTGCGCATCTGCGGGCTGACCGAGCTGACCACCGTCGTGCAGCGCTGA
- a CDS encoding SpoIIE family protein phosphatase, giving the protein MPDREPHDAELLFPGGSEMAARMRAHRWPDGADPGTWPAALRTAVRICLTSRFPMIVWWGEELLFLHNDAYRPMLGDKHPALGKPGEQVWPEIWHTIGPMLRSVMDSGEATWSEDLPLSMARHGYWEETYWTYSYSPLHDDDGVVRGVFTAVSETTERVVGERRLAVLQDLGALAGKARSAVEACGMVARVLGRSGRDVPFAALHLVRDGEPEQVATSPAGVHVDQPWPIREVLATGRSVVLRDLPGDLPSGDWRSPPTEAVVLPLPGDAGGGPVGAIVLAAGAARALDEPYESFLQLVARQTASLVNGALAYEAQQRRAEELAELDRAKTAFFSNISHEFRTPLTLIMGPVQDMRERLPADDPARAELDAVHRNGLRLGKLVNTLLDFSRIEAGRMRARYEPVDLAAFTTELASVFRSAVERAGLRFEVDCAPLDGPVHVDRELWEKVVLNLLSNALKFTFEGSVRVALRQDGDHAVLTVADTGVGIPEAEMPRLFERFHRIGNARARSYEGSGIGLALVRELVGLHGGTIGATGAEGEGTTFTVRLPLGQEHLPADDLAHRAGPAVVSATAEPFVQEAMRWLPADDTGGATAEVDGAVLHHTPAGGDEAPAHVLVVDDNADMRDYLRRLLAPGYRVTTAADGEEALDAVRAAPPDLVVSDVMMPRLDGLGLVAALRADPRTAGVPVLLLSARAGQEASIEGLDAGADDYLVKPFSAAGLLARVRATVQLARLRNHHAAWRAALIDSLQEGFFVCDERGAVVEINAAFTDILGYGPDGLPYPPPHPWWLEEGAETEALARADAAVDRMMEGGRGIATIPVTHRDGHRLWVAAAFSRVKDPDTGRQMIVGTFRDVTAQHYAVQRDLALAALSMRLAGADSVGEAVRGAVEELASLWGARRVLAVAVAADPPEVVASDGPADWDDLPPELRRAILDLGAGPALTVGGARAAGIALDHPGGALVLWVDLGGNRPCSAEDRTLLALLAGHLAQGLRRVHRIDQQRETALALQRAILGPSHLPEGFAVRYEPATRPLKVGGDWYDTIGLPDGRIGIVVGDCVGHGLEAATVMGQLRSACRALLLRDPAPAQALSALDVFAATLPGALSTTVFCAVLDPATGELVYSAAGHPPGVLVHRDGGTDLLEGGRSIPLAVRPDRPRTEARTVVRGRSTLVLYTDGLVERRRRGLDDGIDDVCSAVRAARTAPVDDLATRLMTDLAPPGGFEDDVALLVYRHPAPLAVDFPADTARLAPVRHALRAWLRGCELTEDEVQNVLIAAGEACANAVEHAYPGPGGGVVRLRVALTGDGLRLTVTDGGRWRAPRENTYRGRGIPLIRALMQDVAIHHGADGTTVEMHTRIS; this is encoded by the coding sequence GTGCCGGACAGAGAGCCACACGACGCCGAACTGCTGTTCCCGGGCGGCAGCGAGATGGCGGCGCGGATGCGCGCGCACCGCTGGCCGGACGGCGCGGACCCCGGCACGTGGCCCGCCGCCCTGCGCACCGCCGTGCGGATCTGCCTCACCTCGCGGTTCCCGATGATCGTCTGGTGGGGCGAGGAACTGCTGTTCCTCCACAACGACGCCTACCGCCCGATGCTCGGGGACAAGCACCCCGCCCTGGGCAAGCCGGGCGAGCAGGTGTGGCCGGAGATCTGGCACACCATCGGCCCGATGCTGCGGTCCGTGATGGACTCCGGTGAGGCGACCTGGTCGGAGGACCTCCCGCTGTCGATGGCGCGCCACGGCTACTGGGAGGAGACCTACTGGACGTACTCCTACAGCCCCCTGCACGACGACGACGGCGTGGTGCGCGGCGTGTTCACCGCCGTCAGCGAGACCACCGAGCGGGTCGTCGGCGAACGGCGGCTCGCCGTGCTCCAGGACCTGGGCGCGCTGGCGGGCAAGGCGCGCAGCGCCGTCGAGGCGTGCGGCATGGTGGCGCGGGTGCTGGGCAGGTCGGGCCGGGACGTGCCGTTCGCCGCGCTGCACCTCGTCCGGGACGGCGAGCCGGAGCAGGTGGCGACGAGCCCCGCCGGCGTGCACGTCGACCAGCCGTGGCCGATCCGGGAGGTGCTGGCCACCGGCAGGTCGGTCGTGCTGCGCGACCTGCCGGGCGACCTGCCGAGCGGTGACTGGCGCAGCCCGCCGACCGAGGCCGTCGTGCTGCCGCTGCCGGGCGACGCGGGGGGTGGGCCGGTCGGCGCGATCGTGCTGGCGGCGGGTGCCGCGCGAGCGCTGGACGAGCCGTACGAGTCGTTCCTCCAGCTCGTGGCGCGGCAGACCGCGTCCCTGGTCAACGGGGCGCTCGCCTACGAGGCGCAGCAGCGGCGGGCCGAGGAGCTGGCCGAGCTGGACCGGGCCAAGACCGCGTTCTTCTCCAACATCAGCCACGAGTTCCGCACCCCGCTCACCCTGATCATGGGTCCGGTGCAGGACATGCGCGAGCGGCTGCCCGCCGACGACCCGGCCCGCGCGGAACTGGACGCCGTGCACCGCAACGGCCTGCGCCTGGGCAAGCTCGTCAACACCCTGCTCGACTTCTCCCGCATCGAGGCCGGCCGGATGAGGGCCCGGTACGAGCCGGTCGACCTGGCCGCCTTCACCACCGAGCTGGCCAGCGTCTTCCGGTCCGCCGTGGAACGCGCCGGCCTGCGGTTCGAGGTGGACTGCGCCCCGCTGGACGGCCCGGTGCACGTCGACCGGGAGCTGTGGGAGAAGGTGGTGCTGAACCTGCTCAGCAACGCCCTCAAGTTCACCTTCGAGGGCTCGGTGCGCGTCGCGCTGCGCCAGGACGGCGACCACGCCGTGCTGACCGTCGCCGACACGGGCGTGGGCATCCCCGAGGCGGAGATGCCGCGGCTGTTCGAGCGCTTCCACCGCATCGGCAACGCCCGCGCCCGCTCCTACGAGGGCAGCGGCATCGGCCTGGCCCTGGTCCGCGAGCTGGTCGGCCTGCACGGCGGCACCATCGGCGCGACCGGCGCCGAGGGCGAGGGCACGACGTTCACCGTGCGGCTGCCGCTCGGCCAGGAGCACCTGCCCGCCGACGACCTGGCGCACCGGGCCGGCCCCGCCGTCGTCTCCGCCACGGCCGAGCCGTTCGTGCAGGAGGCCATGCGCTGGCTGCCCGCCGACGACACGGGGGGCGCGACGGCCGAGGTGGACGGCGCGGTGCTGCACCACACCCCGGCCGGCGGCGACGAGGCGCCCGCCCACGTCCTGGTCGTCGACGACAACGCCGACATGCGCGACTACCTGCGCAGGCTCCTCGCGCCCGGCTACCGCGTCACCACCGCCGCGGACGGCGAGGAGGCCTTGGACGCGGTGCGCGCGGCCCCGCCCGACCTCGTGGTCAGCGACGTCATGATGCCCCGCCTGGACGGGCTCGGGCTGGTCGCCGCGCTGCGCGCCGACCCCCGCACGGCCGGTGTGCCGGTGCTGCTGCTGTCCGCCCGCGCCGGGCAGGAGGCGTCCATCGAGGGTCTGGACGCGGGCGCGGACGACTACCTGGTCAAGCCGTTCTCGGCGGCCGGGCTGCTGGCCCGCGTGCGGGCGACCGTGCAGCTGGCGCGGCTGCGCAACCACCACGCGGCGTGGCGCGCGGCGTTGATCGACTCGTTGCAGGAGGGCTTCTTCGTCTGCGACGAGCGGGGCGCGGTCGTCGAGATCAACGCCGCGTTCACCGACATCCTCGGCTACGGGCCCGACGGGCTGCCGTACCCGCCGCCCCACCCGTGGTGGCTGGAGGAGGGCGCGGAGACCGAGGCGCTGGCCCGCGCCGACGCCGCCGTCGACCGGATGATGGAGGGCGGGCGGGGCATCGCGACCATCCCGGTGACCCACCGCGACGGCCACCGGCTGTGGGTGGCCGCCGCGTTCAGCCGGGTCAAGGACCCGGACACGGGCCGGCAGATGATCGTCGGCACGTTCCGCGACGTCACCGCCCAGCACTACGCCGTGCAGCGCGACCTGGCGCTGGCGGCGCTCAGCATGCGCCTGGCCGGGGCGGACAGCGTGGGCGAGGCGGTGCGCGGTGCGGTGGAGGAGCTGGCGTCGCTGTGGGGCGCCCGGCGCGTCCTGGCGGTCGCGGTGGCCGCCGACCCGCCCGAGGTGGTGGCCTCCGACGGCCCCGCCGACTGGGACGACCTGCCGCCGGAGCTGCGCCGGGCGATCCTCGACCTGGGCGCGGGACCCGCGCTGACCGTCGGCGGCGCCAGGGCGGCCGGCATCGCGCTGGACCACCCGGGCGGCGCGCTGGTGCTGTGGGTGGACCTGGGCGGGAACCGGCCGTGCTCCGCCGAGGACCGGACGCTGCTGGCGCTGCTGGCCGGCCACCTCGCACAGGGCCTGCGCCGGGTGCACCGGATCGACCAGCAGCGCGAGACGGCGCTGGCCCTCCAGCGGGCGATCCTCGGCCCGTCGCACCTGCCCGAGGGCTTCGCGGTGCGCTACGAGCCCGCGACGCGCCCGCTGAAGGTCGGCGGCGACTGGTACGACACGATCGGGCTGCCCGACGGGCGGATCGGCATCGTCGTCGGCGACTGCGTCGGCCACGGCCTGGAGGCGGCCACCGTGATGGGTCAGCTGCGCAGCGCGTGCCGGGCGCTGCTGCTGCGCGACCCGGCGCCGGCGCAGGCGCTCAGCGCCCTGGACGTGTTCGCCGCGACGCTGCCCGGCGCGCTGTCCACGACCGTGTTCTGCGCGGTCCTCGACCCGGCCACGGGTGAACTGGTGTACTCGGCGGCCGGTCACCCGCCGGGCGTGCTCGTGCACCGCGACGGCGGCACCGACCTGCTGGAGGGCGGCCGGTCCATCCCGCTGGCCGTGCGCCCCGACCGGCCGCGCACCGAGGCGCGGACCGTCGTGCGGGGACGGTCGACCCTCGTGCTCTACACCGACGGCCTGGTCGAGCGCCGCCGCCGCGGTCTGGACGACGGCATCGACGACGTGTGCTCCGCCGTGCGGGCCGCCCGGACCGCGCCGGTGGACGACCTGGCCACCCGCCTGATGACCGACCTGGCCCCGCCCGGCGGGTTCGAGGACGACGTGGCCCTGCTCGTCTACCGCCACCCCGCGCCGCTGGCCGTGGACTTCCCCGCGGACACCGCGCGGCTCGCCCCCGTCCGCCACGCCCTGCGCGCCTGGCTGCGCGGCTGCGAGCTGACCGAGGACGAGGTGCAGAACGTGCTCATCGCGGCCGGCGAGGCGTGCGCGAACGCCGTGGAGCACGCCTACCCGGGGCCCGGCGGCGGCGTGGTCCGGCTGCGGGTGGCCCTCACCGGTGACGGGCTGCGCCTCACCGTGACGGACGGCGGCCGGTGGCGGGCGCCCCGCGAGAACACCTACCGGGGGCGGGGCATCCCGCTCATCCGGGCGCTGATGCAGGACGTCGCCATCCACCACGGTGCCGACGGCACCACCGTCGAGATGCACACGAGGATCTCATGA
- a CDS encoding extracellular solute-binding protein, producing MVALAAVLGLVAAGCGGVGASPGDAPNALVTMGFGLPDEHATARVALFREANPEVDLRIVEGAFDEQQFLSAVAAGEPPDLVYAERRKLGGYAARGAVESLEDCVREQGVDVGQFREAAVRQVTYQGRVYGLPDFAGVRLLLLNNPVLREAGVDPASVSTADWDALTALTDRLARRDGSKLQRIGFDPRMPEFLPMWAAANGVHLVGDDGLDVRLDDPRVVEAVRFTADLVERQGGWASFKAFRDTFDQFGAANQYATGQLAAMPMDSWYLSTLAANSPEADIGVAPFTDREGRPVTELGGQAWAIPKGSRHPDAACRFIATMTATETWVTAATARRDALAAAGKPYGGTFTANRAADERIFREVFDPKGNRILERGVPAVLALQDVAFAVPPSPAASDLVRAWEGAVNRVLTGGQDPDEAMAQAQREAERALKRAGGR from the coding sequence TTGGTTGCCTTAGCCGCGGTCCTGGGTCTGGTCGCCGCCGGGTGCGGCGGTGTGGGCGCCTCACCGGGCGACGCGCCCAACGCCCTGGTCACCATGGGGTTCGGCCTGCCCGACGAGCACGCGACGGCGCGCGTGGCGCTGTTCCGCGAGGCCAACCCCGAGGTGGACCTGAGGATCGTCGAGGGCGCGTTCGACGAGCAGCAGTTCCTCTCCGCGGTGGCGGCGGGCGAACCGCCCGATCTCGTCTACGCCGAACGCCGCAAGCTCGGCGGCTACGCCGCGCGCGGCGCGGTGGAGAGCCTGGAGGACTGCGTCCGGGAGCAGGGCGTGGACGTCGGGCAGTTCCGCGAGGCCGCCGTCCGGCAGGTCACCTACCAGGGGCGGGTGTACGGGCTGCCCGACTTCGCCGGCGTCCGCCTGCTCCTGCTCAACAACCCCGTGCTGCGCGAGGCGGGCGTGGACCCGGCGTCCGTGTCCACGGCGGACTGGGACGCGCTGACCGCGCTCACCGACCGGCTCGCGCGCCGGGACGGCTCGAAGCTCCAGCGCATCGGGTTCGACCCGAGGATGCCCGAGTTCCTGCCGATGTGGGCCGCCGCCAACGGCGTGCACCTGGTCGGTGACGACGGCCTGGACGTGCGACTGGACGACCCGCGCGTGGTGGAGGCGGTCCGGTTCACCGCGGACCTGGTCGAGCGGCAGGGCGGCTGGGCGTCGTTCAAGGCGTTCCGCGACACGTTCGACCAGTTCGGCGCGGCCAACCAGTACGCGACCGGTCAGCTCGCCGCGATGCCGATGGACTCCTGGTACCTCAGCACGCTGGCCGCGAACTCGCCGGAGGCGGACATCGGCGTCGCGCCGTTCACCGACCGGGAGGGCCGGCCGGTGACCGAGCTGGGCGGGCAGGCGTGGGCGATCCCCAAGGGGTCGCGGCACCCCGACGCGGCGTGCCGCTTCATCGCCACGATGACCGCGACGGAGACGTGGGTGACCGCGGCGACGGCCCGCCGCGACGCCCTGGCCGCGGCCGGCAAGCCCTACGGCGGCACGTTCACCGCGAACCGGGCCGCCGACGAGCGGATCTTCCGCGAGGTGTTCGACCCGAAGGGGAACCGCATCCTCGAACGCGGGGTGCCCGCCGTGCTGGCGTTGCAGGACGTGGCGTTCGCGGTGCCGCCGAGCCCGGCGGCGAGCGACCTCGTGCGCGCCTGGGAGGGCGCGGTGAACCGGGTGCTCACCGGGGGGCAGGACCCGGACGAGGCGATGGCCCAGGCCCAGCGGGAAGCCGAACGCGCGCTCAAGCGCGCGGGCGGGCGGTGA
- a CDS encoding carbohydrate ABC transporter permease — protein MAARSVTSREARAGWLFLLPWIVGFLAFTAGPMLYSLWLSLTHYDMLKPPTYVGLENYREAVADERVGTAMWNTVFFTVLHVPAQIALALGLASLLRRAGRTAGFFRTIVYLPVMTPPVALAALFLLLLNGQNGAVNEFLSWFGFTGPNWTTDPAWIKPGLVVMGLWTVGSTAVLYLAALTRVPLERYEAARLDGASPWRQFWHVTLPGISGTVYFTVVVNTIASLQVFTEAYAMYFGARAKQSAEGDAALFYVIHLFQEAFGSLRMGYASALAWFLFAVIAVVTFVQVRMSRRYVHNEGERP, from the coding sequence GTGGCCGCGCGATCGGTGACCTCGCGCGAGGCGCGGGCCGGGTGGTTGTTCCTGCTGCCCTGGATCGTCGGTTTCCTGGCGTTCACCGCAGGGCCGATGCTCTACAGCCTGTGGCTGTCGCTCACCCACTACGACATGCTCAAGCCGCCCACCTACGTCGGGCTGGAGAACTACCGCGAGGCGGTCGCCGACGAGCGGGTCGGCACGGCGATGTGGAACACGGTGTTCTTCACCGTCCTGCACGTGCCCGCGCAGATCGCGCTCGCCCTGGGCCTGGCCTCCCTGCTGCGCCGCGCGGGCCGGACGGCCGGGTTCTTCCGCACGATCGTGTACCTGCCGGTGATGACGCCGCCGGTGGCGCTGGCCGCGCTGTTCCTGCTGCTGCTCAACGGGCAGAACGGCGCGGTCAACGAGTTCCTGTCCTGGTTCGGGTTCACCGGGCCGAACTGGACGACCGACCCGGCGTGGATCAAGCCCGGCCTGGTGGTGATGGGCCTGTGGACGGTCGGCAGCACGGCGGTGCTCTACCTGGCCGCGCTCACCCGCGTGCCGCTGGAGCGCTACGAAGCGGCCCGCCTGGACGGCGCGTCCCCGTGGCGGCAGTTCTGGCACGTGACGCTGCCGGGCATCAGCGGCACGGTCTACTTCACGGTGGTGGTGAACACGATCGCCTCGCTCCAGGTGTTCACCGAGGCGTACGCGATGTACTTCGGGGCGCGGGCCAAGCAGTCCGCCGAGGGCGACGCGGCGCTGTTCTACGTCATCCACCTGTTCCAGGAGGCGTTCGGGTCGCTGCGGATGGGCTACGCCTCCGCGCTGGCGTGGTTCCTGTTCGCCGTCATCGCGGTGGTGACGTTCGTGCAGGTGCGGATGTCGCGTCGGTACGTCCACAACGAAGGTGAGCGGCCGTGA